The Aspergillus nidulans FGSC A4 chromosome VII nucleotide sequence TCGAATTCCGCGCCTACCCCGATGGCAGCCAGCCAGGCTCCATCGACGGATCCCACAAAGGCCCCTGTGCGGTGTACATGAAGCCTGTCGCGAATGCCACAAGTGACAACAACGCCGCCGGCGACGGGTGGTTCAAGATCTACGAGCTAGACTATGACTCCAGCACAAGCCAATGGTGCACGGAAAAGCTCATCGCCAATAACGGGTTCCTGTCTGTCCAGATTCCCGAGGGTCTTCGGGGCGGAGATTATCTTGTTCGAACGGAACTGCTAGCCCTCCATGCGGCGCAAGATAGCCCGCCGGATCCGCAGTTTTATGTTGGCTGCGCGCAGGTGTTCCTGGAAGGCTCTGAGAGCGGGGATGTGCCCGAGGGAGTGGTGATCGATGCTTCGACCTACAGTTTGGATGTTCCCGGCCTGACGTACAATATCTATACGGAACCGCTGGAGCTGCCCTATCCGAGCTTCGGGCCCAGTGTCTATCAGCCGAACGCGAGCGCCTCGACAGAGAACGCGAAGGTCAGCGGTACACAGGCGACTCAGAAAGATGGGCTGCAGCCTGAGGGATGTATCCTTGTTCGCGACGATTGGTGCGGATATGAGGTTTCTTCTTATTCTGATGAAGCTGGATGCTGGGCAgttcgtcttcctcccttTCCTCCATTTTAGTATAATACTGATCGTATATGCGCAGTCCTCGCAGGAATGCTGGACCCAGGCCGACGAATGCTGGGGCACATATCTGCCAACAGGTAACAAGAACTGCCAGATCTGGCAGGACAAGTGCACGGAGATTGATACGCAGTGCAGCGCCGGGAACTGGAACGGCCCCCCGAATAAGGGGAAGGTGCTCAcgccggagctggagggtGTCGGTGGGAGTATGAAGGTCTTCAGTGGAGGCGTTAGCAGTGCCGATTCTGagg carries:
- a CDS encoding lytic polysaccharide monooxygenase auxiliary activity family 9 protein (transcript_id=CADANIAT00009090), which gives rise to MRIFSLALGFLPLVAGHTLMTTLYVDGENQGDGVCIRMNRNAEKATFPISPLANDAMACGYDGEIAAARTCAVSQSSTLTFEFRAYPDGSQPGSIDGSHKGPCAVYMKPVANATSDNNAAGDGWFKIYELDYDSSTSQWCTEKLIANNGFLSVQIPEGLRGGDYLVRTELLALHAAQDSPPDPQFYVGCAQVFLEGSESGDVPEGVVIDASTYSLDVPGLTYNIYTEPLELPYPSFGPSVYQPNASASTENAKVSGTQATQKDGLQPEGCILVRDDWCGYEVSSYSDEAGCWAECWTQADECWGTYLPTGNKNCQIWQDKCTEIDTQCSAGNWNGPPNKGKVLTPELEGVGGSMKVFSGGVSSADSEGSGSGIDEAETEMNTSQGAAFTSTPAAETAVAADATATATATTEDAEATTAAEAAATSGAGRPGRGHGHGRGPEVYADITVYDDNDHLSNIRPVISCCKVNLGPNDSFLRAARFAPIFSGSHGLRIDYSDTHYWLIAWPVNVVSFDQCLPQPQGSAPETSRTAIHLFAFSRAALSPYTCYLHLHIIEFTISAAFDQNDAEES